A segment of the Anguilla anguilla isolate fAngAng1 chromosome 6, fAngAng1.pri, whole genome shotgun sequence genome:
AGAAAACGTGTTTGGCAGAGGTGTATGGTTACATTCCGATCAGTACCAGTCAGACCTATCTGTTTATATTTATCTATATTTATCTTATCATTCACGTTTTATGCATACCAACCAtaacattgtatttattttaaaaatagactgAACTATAAATAGAATCGCGGAAGAAAGCTCATTGGCCTATTTCTTTCCATTCGTCTTGTTCAAGttgaaaagaacaaaagcaGTTTTGGAGGAGATAAGTAAATGTCACTCATGATAAAATGAAAGAAGATGAAGGATCATTTTTTTGTACGGcattacaaaacaatacattgtGATTGTTCTAGAATTACCAAAACCCTTGTTGAGAATAGGCTGCAAACAGTATCACTGAGAATTgtgtaagaaaaacttcaagctataatttctttcttttttgtttttttttattttatttatttttttactagtaatactttcatttaaaaaatggtgtcACAATTTTAGCCGTCCTTTTTATCTGTAATTTTCCACCATCTAATTGCATGGATAACAGTACTAAGTCAGCTGTTATATTTTATGAGATTGGTGAACATACTGGGGAAGGCTCTTTGACCAATTCCCCATCCAGAACCCTACAAGATCCTCTGGGTTCTGCTTTTGGACTGCCCTCTTCAATTCAAACTACAAGTTCAATTTTACGCACTGAAGCATTGCAAAAACACCCAATTCTGGTCACTTATGAATTTGAGGTATGTTTGGGATTATCATCTTGGAGAAATATCCAATCATGGCCAGGTTTCCTATAGGGGTTAAACCAGGTTGTAAGTCAACCTCTTAATATCAAAGATCCACCCCCAGTTCCAACCTTTTTTGGAAACAGTTTTATCAGAACTAAGAGTGTGTTGCCATCCTTTGAACATAAAACCTAGCTCATTAGCTGTAGTATTTCttttatacagtttaaaaaatatatatattattaaggTTTCCAATAAGTCTGGAAGGCACTGTATGTATTCTTTTAATCACAGAAGACATTCATGGTAGATTCTGAGAGATGTCAAATCTAGGCCACAATTAAACAgcttattaaatgtaattaattgaGCCAACTTGTTAAAATGACCAGTTTCCACCATGGGTCCCCAGCCACTACTACTGTGAAATACCAGCCCAGGTGGTGATTAAGTTAATTAACAAACTGCTTATGGTTTGTTTGTAATGATCTTCACACACTTTTCTGAAAGTGTATTCTGGCCCATTTTCTGTGGGTTAAACCATATGAATCTCTCAGGGACATGCAGTCATAAGCTAGAAggattttatttgaaacacatacacaattgTTCATCTTTTATCCCCTGAAGGTACGAGCAATTTACTGGTGCTGGGTGACGTGTGCTGACGCACAGAAGAGGGCCAAGGAAATGCTACCGTAGCAAATAGCAATAGTGGGTCGGACAACAGAAGGAATTACAACTATTTTTAGCTCGTAGCGCTTTGTTAGCCTATCCTCTCAACTGCGTTTATTGAGCAATACCTGCATATAGCTCATCTTGCCTCGGATATTGCTCCACATCTTGCCACGTCACACCCAGGGTTGAACGTGCCAGTCTTCCTTCTATGTAATCAAATGTCGGTGACCAATCAGATCAGGTATCAGGTTGAGTTGCAGTAGGTCTGCTCCTCCCCAGACCACACCATGAACATAAAGAGCACAGTTTATCCTGGGCGAGACTTCATAAAGTCTGCTTTGGGGAAAGCGTCGGGAATAAATTTGCATAGAGCTTTTGCATTCAATCCCCaatgaaaatcaacaaaaatggaCATAGCACGTGTACATCATGATAACACATTGACGATTCTTGAGAAACAGAGGATCAAGTAAGTTTTAATATTGCTGGTGATGATGTATTAAGCTGCATTCAAGTTGTGACAGTGCCTGTATTTACTTGTTGTAAAACCAAGAATGTCTTCATGTACTAACCTGTGGCTATCTTGCACATCCAGACACAAAACCTGGAGGTCCATTTTACAGCACCGTTTGAAAAGCTCCTCCTTGGCACAGGAATCAGCCTCAAAGAAAAGGTTTTGCAGGTACAAATTGTTGTCAAAACTGTGGTTCACTGTCTCAGGCATATAGGGTCAGGCCAGATGTACTAAGCCTTTTGCAAATACTTTCAGGCACAGATATGACGCATTCTGCCACAGAACAATACATGGTTACGTATTAAACTGGCTCACAGGGCTCTAAGTGCAGTATGCGTCACTCACATGAGTCATCGCAAGGTGTGCATTTCTTcttaatgcaatgcatttaagGGAGAATCGCGCAAATAACACATGGCGATAATATAAGTGTTGCGGATTATTCCATTCTGTTGAATGAACTAAAGTTTGAACAATTAACAAGGGTCGATTTTTGTGAATGTAAATTTATTCGCCTCTAAAGAGCAGTCAAGCTCTTTGCAACATTACACTCTGGCATCTGGATTAATTCAATCAACAATTGCCACCAGAGCTGGAATATCACTGCCCACATTTTGTGCAATGTCTGTAGTGCTGTATACGCTCTTACGGCACATCAGCAGATGCATACATTTTCCCACATccaacaagttttttttttgtttgtttgttttactgccttttaagctctgcttcatatgcaaaatgcaattaataGGCAGTCCCATTGTCAAATTAGCTGTAGTCTCAGTAAATAAGACGTTAATTTTACGCAGACTGTGAATATACGAATATACCCACATCAGGCAACAATTTCACCCGTAGTGCTGTCTGGCTGTTTTTCAGCAACTTGTAATTCTCCAAGACCCAGGCTTGTTTCTGCTTGTTTACCCTCATAGCAGCTGTGTGCTTCAGTATACATGTTTTCTCTCCAATGGCAGACTGTCTATCGAAGAAATAAAGCAATGGGAACTCTCCCTTGAAAGACTGCTGTCCCACACCTGTAAGTTTTGGTTGGTTCTATTACTCTATTACTTGTATCAATGCGGATGTACTCAACAAATCTCCCATGTTTTAAATAAGGTCACTTTTCATGATTAAGGCACTGGGTCTTGTAACTCAGGTTGCAGGTCCAAATTCCATGGGGTTGTGCAGTTTGGCCTTTGAGATAATTGCACTGAATTGCTAGAGAAAAGCATCCAAACTGTGCAGATGGATAGTATGTAAAATGCTCTGTAATTCGCTTTGGTACGGCTGTCTGAAAAgcaatatgaatatgcataataataataatttcggATTGTGTAATTGttccacaaaaaacattttgtcgTCCATCTGTTATGTGTAGATGGGCAAGCAGCATTCAAAATCTTCCTGCAATCAGAGTTCTGTGAGGAGAACATAGAGTTTTGGCTGGCGTGCGAGGAGTTCAGAAAGATCAAATCTCCAGCTAAGCTCGCCTCCAAAGCCAGCAGGATTTATGAGGAGTTCATCAGGAGCGAGTCCCCCAAGGAGGTGAGATTACATTAGAGAAGAACTTTAAATTGTAGTCATCAGAATTATTGGGCTATCGGATGAAAATGAGAAAGCCACAATATTAAAAAAGTCACAGTAACTTGCCTGGCTtcataaaggttaaataaaaagaaaaatcaataaaaaaaacactgcaattcTTTTGCAATGaaactttataaaaaaataattaaaaaaaaaaaaaacattaaatcgTAAGTAACAGGGAGACATCTGGGATTCagggaacctttttttttattgttgcccCACAAATAATTGTATTAGTTTTATTCCTGACAAACATAGTTTagcaatcaccaaaatgaacTTGTCAAACTGTGGGCTGGAAACAGACACTCTTAAATTATAATCCCAATCAACGTTAaggacaaattttgattgatGCTCGGCCAGATACCTTCCATACTGGTTATTATTGTCAATTCAGTGGCAAATGTGACAAACTTGTCAATGGGATGCTGTCATTGTATAAAGGCTGGGCCATATGTCTATGATAATAAGGAATGGTCCCATTTTATAGAGTGTTGCGGAGTACAGATGCCAGAGTAAGCATTTAAATAGTGTTGTGAAATGTGATGCCATCCCAAAGTTTAACTGGCAGGGAATGTAAATTTTGCTCAGTGAACTAGGTTCACCCCTTGTTTTTCCATAAAGATGGAGAGAGTCATGGTTCAAAACCATAAGCAGAACTATTCCCCATTACAATCGGACAAAAGGACAAATATACATTGatattgtgtgattgtgtgatatAAATGTTTGCTGCAAAGAAGACATTTCCTAATTCCactaatttcttttttctccatgCGTGTTATACTATAGATCAACCTGGATTATCACACAAAAGACTCCATTACCCAGAATCTCCAACAGCCAACTTATTCCTGCTTTGCTGGAGCCCAAAATAAGATATACTGCCTCATGGAGAACTCCTCTTACCCTCGATTCATTCAATCAGAGTTCTACAAGGACCTTTGCAAAGTGGCAGCGAGAAAAGGAACATATCTGAAAGCTTGAACTTAAATCTGTTGTTGGCAGATCATCGAAAAAAGCTTCCATGTTAACTCACGACCATAGTGAACTGAACCTGGAACTGACCATGACTTGAAAAGTATCTGGGGCTTAGGTAAGCACTAGAACTAGGGTTGCCACTTTTCAAATATTGAGAAAGGTCAAACATGGATGGTTTACAATCCTAACTCCATTTCAACTTTGCACAGTCATGGCCCTTTGTacaatcagttttatttttgctgaacaattgtaaaaacagataaatatgtTCTGTCGTCcctaaattaacatttttttttttttattaataccaaggcaatttgcatttgtgtatttatagAATGTATGTAAATAGGCCAACAATAAATGGACAAGTGTTCTTTTTATATTCTTGTAAAATTGTTAATGTAAAACTAACATTGTGGGTTGCATAATTAGGCAGACTTCATTGATGTTGTCACTGACATGAAATAAACCTTCTCTTAGTTGCAGCTGGtctgcaaaaataatttttaaatgattcataaagtgtatgaatgtttatgtgttttaaaaacacaattttttgaCAATCAGCCTTGTGTTCTGATGCAGTGATACTGAtgtcatttcaataaaaatgatgcaaaatgcTACAGATAAAAACACCATCACGTCATATATATCCACGCAAGAGATACGTACTTGAGCAAAGGACCCACCTTCCTGCTTaataaaatacactgcattAACTAGCCAGCTGTTTACCCACTGGATATTCAGATTAACACAAATCATGGATCATTCTCAAATTAAAATCACACATTAAGAATGAGTGTCAATCTAAATTCATCATAGACGTGGCTTCGATGGACCGGGCAGTGCCCCACGGGTATGGCAGCATGGCAAGTGGTTGTGAGTGGCAGGCAAGCACCAGGGCACGCTCTGTATAAGTTGGGGAGTAGTATAGCACTCCTGAGGATGCCTAATTGTTGCCAGTaaattgctgtatttttttcacgACATTTTCCTAACAGTGTggaagaaattatttttgtgaactAATGATTTTGAGTTGTGTTTATTGATGTCTAGTgtattcaatttaaaatgtcttcTCTATTCTACTTAGACTCTAAGTACATACTACTTAACCAGTTATGTTTCTCCATATGCAAAAACTTGAATGGTTTTATACGATGAGTTTCAAGGCAATTTTCTACTTAAATCAACTGATGTGGGATTATGGCTCAGATTACATTTCATGAAATCGCATTCATTTCAATGGCATGCTAAATCATGTAAAGAGATGGCACTGGCAGACCCAAGCATGAAAAGGGAGAAGAGGCAGATGCAAAGTACAGAGACTTGGGGGAAGGTCATGAGTGTTGTAATCAAAGATAATCAATCTGTTCAGTCTGATGATTGAGTATAAAGTAGAGTAGCCTGCATATTCCTCTTAGGAGACTTTTACAATTCCAGTCACAACCTCTTTATTGAATTCAATGATTTGGTTATTTTCAATCAGTTCCATAGTTCAGTGTTGTAATGCTGACCCGTTAATGCTTAAAGATTGTGTATGTATTTCAGTGAATAACTAACAGAAAGGAATTCATGAGTTAAAATACCACAAGATTTGACCCCcagcttttgtttttcacaacAGGCCAAAATTCACATGCAAATTGTAAGTATGTCCTGTGGCAGCAGCAGGGTCTATAAATGGAGGTAGTCTTATGCTTATAATATCAGCGTATTCACTCCAATTTACACCTCTCGCTTTCCATTTATTAGATTCATTCCAGTCTGTTCTCTTCTACTCAAGTCTAGTCTATTATTTtagataaattatttttgttagaTTGTATTTCATAGAATCAACTTTTAAAATGCTCATAAGGTGGCATTAATTTAATGGAGATCAGACTTTAGAATCTAAATTCTAATATCATCTTAAGTGTTTTTGGGGTTTCTGTCCGACAAGAAAGTGAAAACAATTGAAGAACACAGTGGGCTGGAGCCTAgggcttttttccccttatCGGTGGGAGTACCAGCATTGATGTTGATAGATTGTGAAGAACATTTTAGACAGGTTGAATATCATCTTGTTCTAATGCTATTTGCTTACCTGCAATGTCACATCAAGGGCACATGAGCCTATTTGACTATGGCTCTTATTCAACAGTAGCACCTCTCTTTGTGCGGACTGTCACAGACATAGTTTATCGCTCACATGCAATCAGAAAAGCATTTAATGGAGTAGTTATTGCTTCATGACTAGAGCTAATTAAAGAGCCTGTTTTCTTTGTCTGATGGAACATATTTGAAATTCTTGTTAACATCACTGGTGTTGTGGAAAGCTACTTTCCACTCTCTTTgccaagttttttaaaaattaattaattaatttaaaaatgcatgctcacgcacgcacacacacacacacacacacacacacatatatatatatatatatatatatatatacagtgagcaccataatgttcttgttttaattcttgatttggctctgtactccacaattttagatttgtaatcaagcaattcacatgtggttaaatgcacattctcaacttttatttaaggttatttttatatgctttggtttcaccctgtagaaattacagcacttttcataaatagccccccaatttcagggcaccatgtttgggacatattaatgttatgttaaggaaagtagtcatgtttggTACTTTGTcacatcctttgcatgcaataacTTCCTGAAGTCAGtgactcatagacatcaccaggtgctgagtatcatCTTTGGTAATGATCTGCCAGGCCTGTttgttcctgcttgtttcggtgACTATTAagcacatgttcaattggatccAGATCatgtgaatgacttggccagtcaagaatttttcaATTTTAGACTTGGGAAAAActtctttgttgctttagcagtatgctTGCAACCATTGTCTTGTTGTGCGATGAAGTGCCATGCAAtgggtttggaggcatttgattgaacttgagcagataagatgcttctgtacacttcagaattcattctgctgttatcagcagttgcatcatcaatgaagacaagtgagccagtacccgTAGCAGCAGCCATATATGCTCAAACCATAACACAGCCACCACCATGTTTAACAAATGAGGAGCGGTGCTTGAGGGCCAGTTCCTTTCGCCCTCCATacttttctcttgccatcactGTGATACAAGTAAATCTTGCTCTGATCTGTCAAGAATCCcttctgcaggctcttttaggtacttcttagcagaCTGTGACCTGacaatcctgtttttgcagctaactagttgTTTGCATCTCACAGGCTaacctctgtagttctgtttgtgaagtcttctgcggacACATCCACTGCTTCCAGAAGACAGTTTCTggtctgttggacaggtgtttgggggttaaTGAGAAACACCTGCGAAGccattgtcccaaacattatggtgcccggAAATGGGAGGAGTATgtatgaaaagggctgtaattcctacatggttcaaTTCACCCAATTTTAACCACATATTCATCATTTCCCTTAAAACAGTtcctatctatatatatatatatatatatatatatatatatatatatatatatatatatactcattgGAGACTTTTCCTTCCATTAAATTAGCATTTCTCATTGCCCAAAGAAGGTTCATTAAGCTCTCCTCGCTGAAGGTCACAGAGAGTTGTTATGTTGGTTTTTCAATCAGTATTCTCAGTAGTTTATGGTCTATTATAATTAAAGGAgtgcatgcagtacatggaatCTAGATCCTAAAGACTAATTACCTtgcaacacaaaaacaccaaGCACAAAAAGAGGATTTGTTATCCCTTAGAAAGAGGCAAGTCAGTACAACCAGACTGTGGCCAGAAACCTCATAATCTGAAAGAAGCCTCTGTATATGCTGCATATAAAGTGCCTTCCCTCAACTCAAAATCTATGCAGGTTTAGCTGGTggactgaaaaaatgaaaatgaaaatgagtgatAGAGAATCTGCATTGTCACCATTGTGGTAAATTTTCCGATGTGGAAAAACGTATACCTAACACATGATGTGTTCCCCATGGAATGCAAACAATGGCCACTCATGTGCACTGTGAGCTCAATATAGGCCCATTTCCTAGTTGGCATCATTCTTGGTTGGTATCTGATTAGATTTAATCATAGCATCCTCATtgctctcattttaaaacaggcTAAACCTGGAATCTGAGACTTGCATGGGTTCAGTGAATGAAAGACCTATTTTCCAGTTTGCcttgaaaatgtactttcatttgaaaattgtCTTTCGCTAAAGGTCAAATTAATCCAACAGTTATGTACTGCAAGAATTGCAAGGTGGATGCTACTTTTAACATGAGAACATCAACTGATTtgttaaaatgaacacacataaaacaaatttttagtCACATACATATTACAGATGAGATGCTACCTTGTTAAAAATTACACACTTCAGCTCATAGGCATAATTTTAACATTGAATTTTGACAACCCCCACACCCAACTCTCAATTTGCATGTTTATATTTGGGACAGAGAATATGTAGAATGGGATTTGCCCACTCAAAGTAATTTCAGAAGAAACAGTATTTTATACATGTTAAAGCATATGCCCTGTATTCATATTAACATAGACATTCATATTGAACATATATAATACAGACATTGTGTAAAAGCTCACTGAATCAGTAGAATAAtctgctgaaaaaaaattacagggAGGATGATTGCAAAGGCCTAgttctctttttaaatttgttgGCCTTCACTTGTCAAACCCATGTTTTTGAAAGGTCATCGACTATGTAAAGGAAGCACTTCCTTTTGAGAAGTCAGCGCAAGAAGCAGACCCACACCGAATGCAGTGACAgcaaaacacagacatgcaagaCAGGACCACACGGCTGTTAAAAAGCCACAGATATCAGCAACTCATCCTGAATCATGTGTAGGAAGTGCGTCGGTATCTAAAAGATTTGTGGAAGAAGAACAGCCATCCACTGCCGATTATCGGCACTGCATCAGCTTCACCAAATCTGCGTATTCCTGCGTCATCGCTCTGTTTGATCACTGATCACATACGGCATTGTAGAAAATGTGcgagtatgcatgtgtgtgtagtacGCTACTATGGTAACCTTTGTTTTCTGACTGTGTCGCAACCACAGGAAGTTTGTGCATCCCCTTTGTAAAATGGTTTTCTGTGCCATCGATGCCCTCCGTGCTTGCTACATCCATGCCCTCCGTGCTTGCTACTTAGGAACATTGTTGAATTTTCTTGGGCTACGTGCACGTGAAGTGGCTGTGTCCCACCCCCAAGCAACATTGTTCACATACTCGTCTGCTTATTTTCTGACGGGGACAGAGCATGGCTTCTCTTCAAATGATTCTGCCATTCTTCCTGGCTTCTTCGCGTCAGTCATGTCACTAGGCATAGAATGTATACTGCCCCTGCGGTTTACGCAGGTATTGCACCTTGTAGACACATAGCCTTCATTCTTGAGGAAGTGCACAAAGAATGCTCTGAATGACCACAGGGCACGCATGACAGCCATCTTGTGTACGAGTTCACGTAATTTAAATCAAGTATGTTTCAAGCCTTAGACTTAGAAAGATTCAAATGGTCTCAGTGACTCAGGGGTTTCAGTGAGGTGTCACTGGAGGAGTGCACATGCTTCAGTTGTAGTGCTTCTTACATCGACTACATATGCCACTACAGGATGACTTTCAAGGGATGAAAATTTGTTACATGCCCTGTGCATCAAtgtgacaaaatatattttggtttttccatgtacacacacacacacacaaaaatactttGTGCGCTATGTGCTCTGGGAAAGAATTacacaaggaaaaaaagacaaagagggAGAACTTTAAAGTAGTGTCAGATGAACTATGAACAGATACAGTGGTTATATTATAGTCTGTGCTAACAGTCATGTCAATATGAGCAAGCTTTTCTTATTCAGTAGATCTGTTGTTTGAGATGATATGCATTGGTCCTACAAGGTATGCAAATATGCCAGCTTTTTCCAATGGTTactcatttatttgctttaaaagATTTGAATGTGCTACTCTCTCAAAAACTCTAAATTAGCACGAAAATGTTAATCGTAGCACACAAAATCCAAATGGTCTTTCAAACTGATTTTATAATTTGTGGGAAAAAcattgacattaaaaaaatatatatgttgttAGTGCTTTATTTGGCCAGGCATATGACCGGAAAGAGATAGATTTAGAGATGCATGGTGTGTCATGTAGGCTACTATGAAACCTTACAGTTGAAGTGTGTTATGTTCTCATAACCCTTGTGCTGACATGACGTGAAATGCAGGCTTTTTTGTCTACCTGTTTTCATGTGAAGacacaattatattatttaaaaactggTCTTATTTCTGTTTTAGAAAGTCTACACATAGATTACCCCTCTTGTTATTTTACTGATCAAGACTGCCTTCTAGTGGTCAAATAGTTTAAaagacatattttattcattttttacaagGATTTTATTCCACAGAATTTTCATTCTTCttcatgtttgtatttcatcaggtcacagtttttaaaaatagcatgtaTATTGGTATACATTATCAGAAGTCAGATATTATAAATGACTACTGCAAGAAAATAGGGAATgggagtgtctgtgtgcgtgtacgtgcctACATTCatgggtgaatttttatgcaagAGGAAACTCAAAAAAATAGGGAAcctcacaaaaaaagtttttttattcaaagatTAAACTGAACAGTAATGTAAGTATTTGTAAAAGTAGCAccctgaaaacattttcttcatggAAAAGTTAAATAGTTTGCTTGGATTGTGTCTCTGATTTTTGGTAATCCTAAATTCTTAAACTAATTAcagtattttatcatttaaataaacaaactatACTCATTGGTGAGCAGTTTGGAACAAACACATTGTTGGTGGAGGTGAGTTCCTCATTCAATATGAAACACTTTGATATGgtgaaatttattattattattattatgattattttatttctatattttctctttcattttagTATAACCAAACCATCAATTTTGATAGCTTGCACTTTCTCTCTTGACTTCTAAATGTTTCACcccatttttatctttttctaACTTCTCCAGTAGCTGGCACACAACCTCATTGTGGTTCACCCAAGATACTTCTGTTTCATCTATTATCCAGCCACAGGGCTCAATTTCACAGCAATATAAATCATCAATGCTTCATTTTGTACATCAATTTCAGAAATTTAGACTGCATGATATTGCCCCTAAAATTGGGCCCTGCTCCATTACGCTAAGACCCACCCTCTTCACTGCACAGCCTTCCTCTGGGAAGCAGTGTAAATGCTAGcacaaaacaccacaaaaaaaaaagacaaaagccCACCGAtagaattattaaaataaactttatgaAAAGCAGACACATGAGCAATCCCTATCATAAAATATCTTATCAGACAGACTGTCGTGTTTGGTGTGTGCCGCTCTTCTGTGAATCCCAGGATTTTCACCATTTACAGATCAGAAAATATTCCACCCACACTGACTTGAGTGAAGAcacataacataaaacaagTCACTGAGAGGAAGAAGTATGAATGACAGGGactcacagagtcacagagtcatcCATTCATTATATTAGTCATGTAAGCAAAACATGCCCTTGGATAGATCGGTGAATTCTtgagggtgtattcctgcttctcacaaaaagcacgctgggataggctccagcatcccccataaccctgaccaggaataagtgggtacagataaaggatggatggatgtaagtGAAACATGAAATGTGGGTAAAtggttttacacacacagaaataacttCACAGTCCAAGATAAACAAAGCATACAGTGAGACATACAGTAGGTGTACACCTCCAGATGTTGCTATCCATACATGTTGTGAAGATAAAACAGGAACTTGCTGCCCAGCAATGGCATATCATGTGATTGAAAATATACGACTTGTTCCCCACTGCACTTTCCTGGCGCTATCAGCTGAGGCTGGGTGGGTGTCTTCCATTTGATGTCAGTGTCATGCTGATGCATATGTTCTGCAAATGtctacattcattaaaaaataaatcataccCAGAAGACACCTGGCTGCTTGTTCCCTTTAATAAATGGTTTTCTCTGAATCACCTGTTTGAGATCAGAAAGAGGACTGTGGTccctattatttttaaaaactcagcaGCTTTAGATATTTGCCTCATCACTGACACAGCACACCTTAATTctaatatttaattgaatattcTGGTTTAGCATAGTCTGATATACAggcaggtgacaaattaaaggaaaaaccaacataaagagTCTtggtaaggtgttgggccaccacaagctgccagaacagcttcaatacACCTTGGCACAGATTGTACAAGTCTAAGGAACTCTAC
Coding sequences within it:
- the LOC118229378 gene encoding regulator of G-protein signaling 2-like → MDIARVHHDNTLTILEKQRIKHKTWRSILQHRLKSSSLAQESASKKRFCRLSIEEIKQWELSLERLLSHTYGQAAFKIFLQSEFCEENIEFWLACEEFRKIKSPAKLASKASRIYEEFIRSESPKEINLDYHTKDSITQNLQQPTYSCFAGAQNKIYCLMENSSYPRFIQSEFYKDLCKVAARKGTYLKA